A region of Rhizobium grahamii DNA encodes the following proteins:
- a CDS encoding AAA family ATPase, with the protein MLLRSMFAQNYRSLRSIRMDLSGINLFIGENGVGKSNLYRALQLIQAATRGRLAHEIAAEGGMFSALWSGPRKDSEGPFRIRLETELLDAERAITFRYRVEAGLRPPAAAAGFPFEPQIKAEELSIETGTRPVTMMKRAGPAISVRGPNGRMQDYPEQAMTSETAIALLGDAGHYPEIGTFRRAVDSWRFFHGFRTDRLSPLRAPCLAVTAPLLDEDGSNIAAVFATLVHTREDTVDLDRAVAAALGGARLVVPPPGETAEFGLSLPEFPNRVFQPRELSDGQIRFLGLAAALMSYRLPPLIALNEPEASLHPDMLPPLADMIAEAARSSQIWIVTHSEALAAAVREKCGARARRVVRQDGATWIDGMRFTGVIDEDE; encoded by the coding sequence ATGCTTCTCCGATCCATGTTTGCCCAGAACTACCGGTCCCTGCGCTCGATCCGCATGGATCTTTCGGGAATCAATCTGTTCATTGGCGAAAACGGGGTCGGGAAATCCAACCTCTATCGTGCGCTACAGCTCATCCAGGCGGCGACGCGCGGCCGGCTGGCCCATGAGATCGCGGCCGAAGGCGGCATGTTTTCGGCGCTCTGGTCCGGCCCGCGCAAGGATTCGGAGGGACCGTTCCGCATTCGCCTGGAAACGGAACTTCTGGACGCGGAGAGGGCGATCACCTTTCGCTATCGCGTCGAAGCGGGTTTGCGACCACCGGCTGCCGCGGCAGGCTTTCCTTTCGAACCGCAGATCAAGGCGGAGGAACTTTCGATCGAGACCGGCACGCGGCCGGTCACGATGATGAAGCGCGCCGGCCCGGCCATTTCCGTTCGCGGGCCGAATGGCCGAATGCAGGACTATCCGGAGCAGGCGATGACGTCGGAAACGGCAATCGCGCTGCTCGGCGACGCCGGTCACTACCCTGAGATCGGGACGTTTCGCCGTGCGGTTGACAGCTGGCGGTTTTTTCACGGTTTCCGGACAGATCGCCTCTCGCCGCTGCGGGCGCCTTGTCTTGCCGTGACGGCGCCGCTGCTCGATGAGGATGGCAGTAATATCGCGGCCGTCTTCGCGACGCTGGTGCACACGCGGGAAGACACCGTCGATCTCGATCGAGCTGTAGCGGCGGCCCTCGGTGGTGCGCGCCTTGTCGTGCCGCCGCCTGGGGAGACGGCTGAGTTTGGCCTATCCCTTCCGGAGTTTCCCAACCGGGTCTTTCAGCCGCGAGAATTGTCCGACGGTCAGATCCGTTTTCTTGGGCTGGCCGCGGCACTGATGTCCTATCGCCTGCCGCCGTTGATCGCGCTCAACGAACCGGAAGCGAGCCTTCATCCCGACATGCTGCCGCCATTGGCGGACATGATCGCGGAGGCGGCGCGCAGCAGCCAGATCTGGATCGTCACGCATTCGGAAGCCCTGGCCGCTGCCGTGCGCGAAAAATGCGGCGCCCGTGCACGCCGTGTCGTGCGTCAGGATGGCGCGACGTGGATCGATGGCATGCGCTTCACCGGTGTCATCGATGAGGATGAGTAA
- a CDS encoding GNAT family N-acetyltransferase: MPRRHPTTAFGQFAEAISLVSHGRPGHIVDTLIAERGQRIVNHPLWPVMRPFLYTLLRYNRAISFANDVANMPGFQCFEYMSNLLKLDINVSHGERIPERGGFILVSNHPTGIADGVAVFDLLKSRRPDMMVFANRDAVRVNPRFAEVIIPVEWREEYKSKLKTRETLQLTNHAVKEGKATVLFPSGRIAYWANGRLNERPWKTSAVGLARKYNLPILPVHMTARNSGLFYWFAKWSTELRDMTVFHELLNKRGDRFDFVVGNLIPVEHLEGDINEVTKALEDHTVHALDADSDARFSPLVPPAAPELIAAHSIP, from the coding sequence ATGCCACGGCGCCACCCCACGACCGCTTTTGGACAGTTCGCGGAAGCAATATCGCTCGTCTCTCATGGCAGGCCGGGACATATTGTCGATACACTGATCGCCGAACGTGGCCAGCGGATCGTGAACCATCCGCTGTGGCCGGTCATGCGCCCTTTTCTCTATACGCTCCTTCGCTACAACAGGGCGATCAGCTTCGCCAATGATGTCGCGAACATGCCGGGCTTCCAGTGCTTCGAGTATATGAGCAACCTTTTGAAGCTCGATATCAATGTCAGTCACGGCGAACGCATTCCCGAGCGTGGCGGTTTCATCCTCGTCAGCAACCACCCGACGGGCATCGCCGATGGTGTCGCGGTTTTTGACCTTCTGAAGAGCAGACGGCCCGACATGATGGTGTTTGCAAACCGCGATGCGGTGCGCGTCAATCCGCGCTTTGCCGAAGTCATCATTCCTGTCGAGTGGCGGGAGGAATACAAGAGCAAACTGAAGACACGCGAAACGCTTCAGCTGACCAACCATGCAGTCAAGGAAGGCAAGGCGACCGTCCTTTTTCCCTCGGGGCGCATTGCCTACTGGGCGAACGGCCGGCTGAACGAGCGGCCTTGGAAGACCTCGGCCGTCGGCCTTGCGCGCAAGTACAATCTTCCGATCCTGCCCGTGCACATGACGGCGCGAAACTCCGGCCTGTTCTACTGGTTCGCGAAGTGGTCGACCGAGCTTCGTGACATGACGGTGTTTCACGAACTGCTCAACAAGCGCGGTGACCGCTTCGATTTCGTGGTCGGGAACCTGATCCCGGTGGAACATCTCGAGGGCGATATCAACGAAGTAACCAAGGCTCTGGAAGACCACACTGTGCATGCGCTGGATGCGGATAGCGATGCGCGCTTTTCGCCGCTCGTACCGCCGGCGGCGCCGGAACTGATCGCTGCCCATTCAATTCCGTGA
- a CDS encoding tyrosine recombinase XerC, translating to MNELLIIADPQLMAERTAWLASLANERRLSEHTLDAYECDTRQFLTFLTGHLAGPATLKDIHALRPADFRAFLAARRKEGSGARSLGRNLAGLRSLLRYLEKKGLVNAAGASAVRSPKQPKSLPKPLSDRQAITMVSDEAQLHEEPWIAARDAAVFSLLYGCGLRISEALDLMPDDFSRGATTLRITGKGNKTRLVPLLTVVLEAVEKYRALCPYYLESQQPLFRGARGGKLQQAIIQRTMQKMRSAFGLPETATPHALRHSFATHLLAGGGDLRTIQELLGHASLSTTQVYTGVDSSRLLEVYDRAHPRA from the coding sequence GTGAACGAACTTCTGATCATCGCCGACCCGCAGCTGATGGCGGAGCGAACCGCCTGGCTCGCGAGCCTCGCCAACGAAAGGCGTCTGTCCGAGCACACGCTCGACGCCTATGAGTGCGACACCCGGCAGTTCCTGACCTTTCTGACAGGCCATCTCGCCGGGCCCGCAACGCTGAAAGATATCCATGCGCTGCGGCCCGCGGATTTCCGCGCCTTTCTGGCTGCGCGCCGCAAGGAAGGTTCTGGCGCAAGGTCGCTCGGCCGCAATCTCGCCGGGTTGCGTTCACTGTTGCGTTATCTCGAAAAGAAGGGCCTGGTAAATGCCGCCGGCGCGAGCGCGGTGCGTTCTCCGAAGCAACCGAAATCCCTGCCGAAGCCACTCTCGGACCGTCAGGCGATCACCATGGTCAGCGACGAGGCGCAACTGCATGAGGAGCCCTGGATCGCAGCGCGCGATGCGGCCGTGTTTTCCCTGCTCTACGGCTGCGGCCTGCGCATATCGGAAGCGCTTGACCTGATGCCTGACGATTTTAGTCGCGGTGCGACGACGCTGCGTATCACCGGTAAAGGCAACAAGACACGCCTCGTGCCATTGCTGACCGTTGTTTTAGAGGCTGTCGAGAAATACCGGGCGCTATGCCCCTATTATCTCGAAAGCCAGCAACCCCTCTTCCGCGGCGCGCGCGGCGGCAAGCTGCAGCAGGCGATCATACAACGCACCATGCAGAAGATGCGCAGCGCCTTTGGCTTACCCGAAACGGCAACCCCACATGCCCTCCGGCATTCCTTCGCGACCCACCTGCTGGCCGGCGGCGGCGATCTCCGCACGATCCAGGAATTGCTCGGCCACGCCAGCCTTTCCACCACCCAGGTCTATACGGGTGTGGATTCATCGCGGCTTCTGGAAGTTTACGACCGTGCCCATCCGCGGGCGTAA
- a CDS encoding TraB/GumN family protein, which translates to MTISIGHRSLSIASPGNILLWLIAAFHMLLAATLIAVLLSVSPAAAADDVACTGRNILTDLKQSDPARYAEVVKEGDAVPNGKGIFWKIEKQGIAPSWLLGSMHVTDPRVLNLPPRAQAAHDAANTIIIESDEILDEKKASAALLMRPELMMFTDGTTIEKLLSHEDYARLEQGLKERGIPLAAVSRMRPWMISSVVALPGCEMARKAKGVQFLDQKIATDAIASGKQVKGLETLAEQLQAMAELPTDFHLKSLIETLALGSKMNDVVETMTDLYLSGDIGMTIPMLKTVSPDNKDDDGDYAAFEQRIILVRNKVMAERAAPILANGNVFMAVGALHLPGEGGVIELLRKQGFTVTAVN; encoded by the coding sequence ATGACGATCTCCATCGGCCACCGCAGTCTGAGCATAGCATCGCCGGGCAATATCCTGCTCTGGCTGATCGCCGCCTTTCACATGCTGCTCGCGGCAACTCTCATTGCGGTATTGCTGTCGGTCTCGCCGGCTGCCGCAGCCGATGATGTCGCCTGCACCGGCCGCAACATCCTCACGGATCTCAAACAGAGCGACCCCGCGCGCTACGCGGAAGTCGTGAAGGAGGGCGATGCCGTGCCGAATGGCAAGGGCATCTTCTGGAAGATCGAAAAGCAGGGAATAGCGCCCTCCTGGCTGCTCGGCAGCATGCATGTGACCGATCCCCGCGTGCTCAACCTGCCGCCCCGTGCGCAGGCTGCGCATGATGCCGCCAATACGATCATCATCGAGTCTGACGAGATCCTCGACGAGAAGAAGGCCTCCGCGGCCCTTCTCATGCGCCCGGAACTGATGATGTTCACCGATGGAACGACCATCGAGAAGCTTTTGTCGCACGAAGACTATGCGCGACTGGAACAAGGCCTGAAGGAACGCGGCATTCCGCTCGCCGCTGTTTCTCGGATGCGGCCCTGGATGATATCGAGCGTCGTTGCGTTGCCGGGCTGCGAGATGGCACGTAAGGCGAAGGGCGTTCAGTTCCTCGACCAGAAGATCGCGACGGACGCCATCGCATCAGGCAAGCAGGTCAAGGGACTAGAAACCCTTGCCGAACAACTGCAAGCGATGGCCGAGCTTCCGACCGACTTTCACCTGAAATCGCTGATCGAGACGCTGGCGCTCGGTTCCAAGATGAACGACGTCGTCGAGACGATGACCGATCTCTACCTCTCCGGCGACATCGGCATGACGATCCCGATGCTGAAGACTGTGTCACCCGACAATAAGGACGATGACGGCGACTACGCCGCCTTCGAGCAGCGCATTATCCTCGTCCGCAACAAGGTGATGGCTGAACGCGCCGCTCCGATTCTGGCCAATGGCAACGTCTTCATGGCCGTCGGGGCCCTGCATCTGCCGGGTGAAGGCGGCGTCATCGAGTTGCTGCGCAAGCAGGGCTTCACGGTCACCGCCGTCAACTAA
- a CDS encoding cytochrome b encodes MRSTPVDAFSLPQRLLHWGMALLIFFNLLFPDGMNEWHRAMRHGNVPSADQVAAANIHAYVGIAILVLAIVRVCLRLLQGAPAEIEDEPLLFRVAAKAVHVGLYAFIFVMPLTGIAAYYFGANTAGSLHADVLKVILWVLIAAHVAGALVHQFYWKTNVLRRMTVGR; translated from the coding sequence ATGCGGTCCACACCCGTCGATGCATTCAGCCTGCCGCAACGCCTGCTTCATTGGGGCATGGCGCTGCTGATCTTCTTCAATCTTCTGTTTCCCGACGGAATGAACGAATGGCACCGCGCGATGCGTCACGGCAACGTTCCATCCGCAGACCAAGTCGCAGCAGCCAATATTCATGCCTATGTCGGCATCGCGATCCTCGTGCTTGCGATCGTTCGCGTCTGTCTGCGCTTGCTCCAGGGCGCGCCTGCGGAAATTGAGGACGAGCCCTTGCTATTTCGCGTGGCGGCAAAGGCCGTTCACGTCGGTCTTTACGCATTCATCTTCGTGATGCCGCTGACGGGGATCGCCGCCTATTATTTCGGAGCGAATACCGCCGGGTCTCTCCATGCCGACGTGCTGAAGGTGATCCTCTGGGTACTGATCGCTGCCCATGTCGCAGGTGCACTTGTCCACCAGTTCTACTGGAAGACGAACGTTCTCAGGCGGATGACGGTCGGGCGTTAG
- the lpdA gene encoding dihydrolipoyl dehydrogenase produces the protein MSYDVIVIGTGPGGYVAAIKAAQLGLKVAVIEKRATFGGTCLNVGCIPSKALLHASEMFHQAGHGMDALGIEVAAPKLNLDKMMAHKDATVKSNVDGVAFLFKKNKIDSFIGTGKIISAGKVSVTSEDGKVQEIEGKNIVIATGSDVAGIPGVKVDIDEKVIVSSTGAIALEKVPETMIVVGGGVIGLELGSVWSRLGAKVTVIEYLDKILGAMDGDVSKQFQRMLAKQGVDINLSSKVTGVEKGGKGAKVTFEPVAGGAAQTVEADVVLISTGRIPYTAGLGLEEAGVALDNRGRVEIDGHFRTNVAGIYAIGDVVKGPMLAHKAEDEGVALAEILAGQHGHVNYDVIPSVVYTQPEVASVGKTEEELKAAGVAYKVGKFPFTANGRARAMLATDGFVKILSDKTTDRVLGGHIVGFGAGEMIHEIAVLMEFGGSAEDLGRTCHAHPTMSEAVKEAALAAFAKPIHM, from the coding sequence ATGTCCTATGATGTGATCGTTATCGGAACCGGCCCCGGCGGCTACGTCGCTGCCATCAAGGCCGCCCAGCTCGGCCTCAAGGTCGCCGTCATCGAAAAGCGCGCGACCTTCGGCGGCACCTGCCTCAACGTCGGCTGCATCCCGTCCAAGGCGCTGCTGCACGCCTCCGAAATGTTCCATCAGGCCGGCCACGGCATGGACGCGCTCGGTATTGAGGTGGCTGCACCCAAGCTGAACCTCGACAAGATGATGGCGCACAAGGATGCCACCGTGAAGTCGAACGTCGACGGCGTCGCCTTCCTGTTCAAGAAGAACAAGATCGACAGCTTCATCGGCACCGGCAAGATCATCTCGGCCGGTAAGGTCTCGGTTACGTCCGAAGACGGCAAGGTCCAGGAGATCGAAGGCAAGAACATCGTCATCGCCACCGGCTCCGACGTTGCCGGCATCCCCGGCGTGAAGGTCGACATCGACGAGAAGGTGATCGTTTCCTCCACCGGCGCGATCGCGCTTGAGAAGGTACCGGAGACGATGATCGTCGTCGGCGGCGGCGTCATCGGCCTCGAGCTCGGCTCGGTCTGGTCGCGCCTCGGCGCCAAGGTCACCGTCATCGAATATCTCGACAAGATCCTTGGCGCGATGGATGGCGATGTCTCCAAGCAGTTCCAGCGCATGCTCGCCAAGCAGGGCGTCGACATCAACCTGAGCTCCAAGGTGACTGGCGTCGAAAAGGGTGGCAAGGGCGCGAAGGTGACCTTCGAGCCGGTCGCCGGCGGTGCCGCGCAGACAGTCGAAGCCGATGTCGTGCTGATCTCCACCGGCCGCATTCCCTACACGGCCGGCCTTGGTCTCGAAGAAGCAGGCGTTGCGCTCGACAATCGTGGCCGCGTCGAGATCGACGGTCACTTCCGCACCAATGTTGCCGGAATCTACGCGATCGGCGACGTGGTGAAGGGCCCGATGCTGGCGCACAAGGCTGAAGACGAGGGCGTGGCGCTCGCCGAAATCCTCGCCGGCCAGCATGGCCATGTGAACTACGACGTTATTCCGAGCGTCGTCTACACGCAGCCCGAAGTCGCCTCCGTCGGCAAGACCGAGGAAGAGCTGAAGGCCGCTGGCGTCGCCTACAAGGTCGGCAAGTTCCCGTTCACGGCAAACGGCCGCGCGCGCGCGATGCTGGCGACGGACGGCTTCGTGAAGATCCTGTCGGACAAGACCACCGACCGCGTCCTCGGCGGCCACATCGTCGGTTTCGGCGCCGGCGAAATGATCCACGAGATCGCCGTGCTGATGGAATTCGGCGGTTCCGCCGAAGACCTCGGCCGCACTTGCCACGCGCACCCGACCATGTCGGAAGCGGTCAAGGAAGCGGCTCTCGCCGCCTTCGCCAAGCCGATCCATATGTAA
- a CDS encoding LysE family translocator, with protein sequence MQYVFEFLGLMAVFSIFIVVPGADFAVILRQSIVHGRRAAVMTGLGMGFSLLFHISYTILGLGLIVSKSLMLFAMIKWAGVAYLVYLGIKSFRAPGFNVAEISVTEEDRKPISALKCLSMGFVTNALNPKPVLFFLSLFSTLVHHDTPGLIQFSYGIGMATALVAWFAGVSTFFTVKPIRDRFIASGKWFNRITGAALVGFGFRLALARAAD encoded by the coding sequence ATGCAGTACGTTTTCGAATTTCTGGGCCTGATGGCCGTCTTCTCGATATTCATCGTCGTGCCGGGCGCCGACTTCGCCGTGATCCTTCGCCAGAGCATCGTTCACGGCCGGCGCGCGGCCGTCATGACTGGCCTTGGCATGGGCTTTTCGCTGCTCTTCCACATCAGCTACACGATCCTGGGCCTCGGCCTCATCGTCTCCAAGTCGCTGATGCTGTTCGCGATGATCAAGTGGGCGGGTGTTGCCTATCTCGTCTATCTTGGCATCAAGTCGTTTCGGGCGCCGGGCTTCAACGTGGCCGAGATCAGCGTGACTGAAGAAGATCGCAAGCCGATCTCGGCGCTGAAGTGCCTGAGCATGGGGTTCGTCACCAACGCGCTCAATCCGAAGCCGGTTCTGTTCTTCCTGTCGCTGTTCTCGACGCTTGTTCATCATGACACGCCCGGTCTGATCCAGTTCAGCTACGGTATCGGCATGGCCACTGCGCTCGTCGCCTGGTTTGCCGGCGTCTCCACCTTCTTCACCGTAAAGCCCATTCGAGACCGCTTCATCGCAAGCGGCAAATGGTTCAACCGCATCACCGGCGCCGCTTTGGTCGGCTTCGGTTTCCGCCTCGCACTCGCCCGCGCGGCTGACTAA
- the odhB gene encoding 2-oxoglutarate dehydrogenase complex dihydrolipoyllysine-residue succinyltransferase, with translation MATEIRVPTLGESVSEATVGTWFKKVGDAIKADEPILELETDKVTIEVPAPVSGTLSEIVAQAGETVGLGALLGQIAEGAGAAAAAPAKAAEPAAAAPAPVAAAAAPVAAASSMPPAPAAAKMLAENNLSGDQVDGSGKRGQVLKGDVIAAVAKGISAPAAAAAPAAPVAARGPSTVEDAGREERVKMTRLRQTIAKRLKDAQNTAAMLTTYNEVDMKAVMDLRAKYKDVFEKKHGVKLGFMGFFTKAITHALKELPAVNAEIDGTDIIYKNFCHIGMAVGTDKGLVVPVIRDADQMSIAEVEKELARLAKAARDGSLSMADMQGGTFTITNGGVYGSLMSSPILNAPQSGILGMHKIQDRPVVVGGQIVIRPMMYLALSYDHRIVDGKEAVTFLVRVKESLEDPERLVLDL, from the coding sequence ATGGCCACAGAAATCCGCGTTCCAACTCTCGGTGAATCCGTCAGCGAGGCAACCGTCGGTACCTGGTTCAAGAAGGTGGGCGACGCCATCAAGGCCGACGAGCCGATTCTCGAGCTTGAAACCGACAAGGTGACCATCGAAGTACCGGCTCCGGTTTCCGGCACGCTGTCCGAAATCGTTGCTCAGGCTGGCGAGACCGTCGGTCTTGGCGCACTGCTCGGCCAGATCGCCGAAGGTGCGGGCGCTGCTGCCGCCGCTCCGGCAAAGGCTGCTGAACCCGCTGCCGCTGCTCCTGCACCCGTTGCCGCCGCTGCTGCTCCTGTCGCTGCTGCTTCCTCCATGCCGCCGGCCCCGGCTGCCGCCAAGATGCTCGCCGAGAACAACCTGTCTGGCGATCAGGTCGATGGATCCGGCAAGCGCGGCCAGGTTCTGAAGGGTGACGTGATCGCTGCCGTTGCCAAGGGCATTTCCGCTCCGGCAGCCGCCGCGGCGCCTGCCGCTCCGGTCGCCGCACGCGGTCCGTCGACGGTCGAGGATGCCGGTCGCGAAGAGCGCGTGAAGATGACGCGCCTGCGCCAGACGATCGCCAAGCGCCTGAAGGATGCACAGAACACGGCCGCCATGCTGACCACCTACAACGAGGTGGACATGAAGGCTGTCATGGACCTGCGCGCCAAGTACAAGGACGTCTTCGAAAAGAAGCATGGCGTGAAGCTCGGCTTCATGGGCTTCTTCACCAAGGCCATCACCCACGCGCTGAAGGAACTGCCGGCTGTCAACGCCGAGATCGACGGCACCGACATCATCTACAAGAACTTCTGCCACATCGGCATGGCCGTCGGTACGGACAAGGGCCTCGTCGTCCCGGTTATCCGCGATGCCGACCAGATGTCGATCGCCGAAGTCGAAAAGGAACTGGCACGTCTGGCAAAGGCTGCTCGTGACGGCTCGCTCTCGATGGCCGACATGCAGGGCGGTACCTTCACCATCACCAACGGTGGCGTCTACGGCTCGCTGATGTCCTCGCCGATCCTGAACGCACCGCAGTCCGGTATCCTCGGCATGCACAAGATCCAGGATCGTCCGGTTGTTGTCGGCGGCCAGATCGTCATCCGTCCGATGATGTACCTCGCTCTCTCCTACGATCACCGTATCGTCGATGGTAAGGAAGCAGTGACCTTCCTCGTTCGCGTCAAGGAAAGCCTGGAAGATCCGGAGCGTCTGGTTCTCGATCTCTAA